The Sinorhizobium fredii USDA 257 region GCTACGCTGCGGCGGACCTGAATCTCGTTGCATCTTCAATGACATAGACTGTCATAAATGTTTCATCGAATTGACATAAAACCTGTAGCCATCGGCGGCTAACTAGGGCGGCCGATCAGACGGCGAAGAGAGCGCTGGATCCTTAGCGCACCAACACGAGCCCATTCCGGGAGAACATCAATGAAAGTCCTTAAACTCACTGTAGCGGCGCTGGTTGCATCCGCCGCTTTCGCGGGCGCCGCAGCAGCTCGCGACCAGATCCAGGTCGCTGGCTCCTCGACCGTTCTTCCCTACGCAAAGATCGTCGCCGAGACCTTCGGCGAGACGTTCCCGGACTTCAAGACCCCGGTCGTCGAGTCCGGCGGCTCTTCCGCCGGTCTGAAGGAATTCTGCAAGGGCGTCGGCGAAGACACGATCGACATTGCCAACTCCTCGCGCAAGATCAAGGACAGCGAAGTCGAGGCCTGCAAGGCAGCCGGCGTCACCGAGATCCAGGAAGTCAAGATCGGTTATGACGGTATCGTTTTCGCGACGGATGCCGGCAATGCCGACCTCGCCCTGAAGCCGGAACACCTCTACAAGGCTCTGGCCGCTGAAGTCGTCGTCGACGGCAAGCTCGTTGCCAACCCCTACAAGAAGTGGTCGGAAGTCGACGCTTCGCTTCCGGACGCCGAAATCGCCGCCTTCATTCCTGGCCAAAAGCACGGCACGCGCGAAGTCTTCGAGGAGAAGATCCTTGCTGAGGGCTGCAAGGAAGCCGGCGCCAAGGATGTCATCAAGGCTGCGGTCAGCGATGCGAAGGAACAGCTCAGCAAGTGCGTTGCTGTCCGCAAGGACGGCATGGCTGTCGACATCGACGGCGACTACACCGAAACGCTCGCCCGTATTGCCTCCAACAAGAGCGGTATCGGCGTGTTCGGTCTTTCGTTCTACGAAAACAATGCCGACAAGCTGAAGGTCGCGACCGTCAACGGCGTCGTTCCCTCGACCGAAACGATCGCCTCGGGCGAATATCCGGTTTCCCGCCCGCTGTTCTTCTACGTCAAGAAGGCGCATATGGGCGTTGTTCCGGGCCTCAAGGAATACGTCGAGTTCTTCATCGACGATCAGATGATCGGCCCAGACAGCCCGCTCGCCGAATACGGCCTGGTTGCTGCTCCGGATGCCGAGCGTGAAGAAATCCGCAAGGCTTTCGAAGCCGGCAACATGCTCTAATCAAGACACGCCCCGGCGCGACCTTGCGTTGCGCCGGGGCACGCATTCATCCGATTTGCCGGTGGCCAGGGCGGTCTTTGCCGCGGAGACGTGCCGATGAGTACTTCGCTCCTTCTTTTGATCATAGCTTTGATTGGTTTCCTTGCTTATTTTGCCGGCCGTGCGCGCTCGCTCGCGCAGTCCGGCGGTAAATTCTCGGACCTGCATTCCCTGCCCGGCTACCATGGCAGCTATGTCGCCATATGGGCGATGTTGCCGGCGGCACTTGTGCTTGCCGCGTGGCTGATCGCTTCACCGCTTTACATCGATTCCAGTGTCCGCTCGTCTCTTCCCGAGACGGTAAAGAGCCAGGGCGCGGCAACGGTTCAACTCGCGCTCGGGCAGGTGAAATCGGTGGCCGGCGGTCTCCTCCGCCTGGACGCCCCCGAAGTCGCCGCGCTTGAAAATGGCTCGGCCAACCTGCGCGAAACGCTTGCCGCCAAGGGCGTAGCGCTGGCAGGCGAAGGCGAGCCGTACATGATCGAGGCTGCGCAGCAATTCAACGCCATGCGGAGCTACAGTCGCTGGCTGATGAGCGCGGTCGTGCTGCTCGTTGCCGTTGCTGGCGGTGTGTACGCCATCCGCAACATCACCACCCGCTTCCGCGCCCGCAATCAGGTGGAGCGCGTGATGCTCGCTTCGCTGATCGTTGCCTCGTCGATCGCCATTCTCACCACCATTGGTATCGTCGCTTCGATGTTGTCGGAGGCGGGCCGCTTCTTCAGCATGGTGTCGCCCTTCGAGTTCTTCTTCGGCACGGTATGGGACCCTCGTTTCGCGGCAGCCGGCAGCGGCGGCGCTTCGGGCCAGTTCGGCCTCCTGCCGCTTCTCGGAGGCACGCTCTATATCGCCTTCGTCGCCATGCTGTTTGCAGTACCCATTGGTCTTTTCGCGGCGATATACATGGCCGAGTACGCAAGCCCGCGGCTGCGTTCGACGGCGAAGCCGCTCCTCGAAGTGCTCGCCGGCATCCCGACGATCGTCTACGGCTTCTTTGCGCTCGTCACGGTCGGACCGTTCCTGCGCGATATCTCGACGCAACTGAACGGCCTCCTGACCGGCAACTACCAGAACTTCATCCAGGCGCAGAGCGTACTGACGGCCGGCATCGTCATGGGCATCATGCTGATACCTTTCGTCTCGTCGCTCTCCGACGATATCATCACGCAGGTTCCGCGCGCATTGCGGGACGGCTCGCTCGGTCTTGGAGCGACGCGTTCGGAGACGGTGAAGAAGGTCATCCTGCCCGCCGCCCTGCCTGGCATTGTCGGTGCGCTGCTGCTGACGGCATCCCGCGCGGTTGGAGAGACGATGATCGTCGTGCTTGCAGCGGGCGTGGCGGCGCGCATGCAACTCACGCCTTTCGAGCCGATGACGACGGTAACGGTGAAGATCGTTCACCAGCTGACGGGTGACCTGGAGTTCACGTCGCCCCAGACCTTGGTCGCCTTCGCGCTCGGCATCACGCTCTTCGTAATCACGCTCTGCCTCAACATCTACGCGCTCTATATCGTGCGCAAATACCGGGAACAGTACGAATGACCGACCTTGCTTCCCCGACGGTAAGGGTCTCCACCCGTCCTGCCGAAACCCGCCGCGACATCGGTATCAAGCGCCGCTATGCTGCCGAGCGCCGTTTCCGGGCCTATGGCATCAGCGCCATCGTCCTCGGTCTGTTCTTCCTCGCGCTCCTCGTCTCGACGGTCGTCTCGAATGGCTACACGGCATTCCTGCAGACGACGATCACGCTGCCGATCGAGTTTTCCGAAAAGGTCATCGATCCTAAGAACGAGCGCTCGACCGACGCCAAGCAGTTGATGACGGCCAACTATCCGTTGCTCGTCCGCGATGCGCTCGTCAAGCAACTCGGGCTCGACGCGAAAAAGCGGCCTCTGGTCAAGCAGGCGACCGACATGATCTCCGCCAGCGCCCGCACGCAATTGCGCAACATGGTCGTCGCCGATCCGTCGATCATCGGCAAGACGGTGCCGGTGACGCTGCTTGCCGAGGCGAACATCGATTCCGCTTTCAAGGGCCAGATCGATCTCTCGGTCGCTGAGACCAACCGCAAGGTCAAGGACCAGCAGGTTGCCTGGATGAACGAGCTCGCCGATGCGGGCGTACTCAAGAAGAGCTTCAACACGGGTATCTTTGCCTTCGGCGCATCGAGCCGTCCTGAAGCGGCGGGCGTTGGCGTCGCCCTGATCGGCTCCCTCTACATGATGCTGATCGTCCTGGTCCTGTCGCTGCCGATCGGCGTCGCCGCCTCGATCTATCTCGAGGAATTCGCGCCGAAGAACCGGCTCACCGACCTGATCGAGGTCAATATCAACAATCTCGCCGCGGTGCCCTCGATCGTCTACGGCCTTCTCGGACTCGCCGTCTTCATAAACTTTGCCGGCATGCCGCGATCGGCCGCGCTCGTCGGCGGTTTCGTCCTGACCTTGATGACGCTGCCGACGATCATCATCGCCACACGCGCCGCCCTGAAGGCCGTGCCGCCGTCAATCCGTTCCGCTGCGCTCGGTCTCGGCGCATCGAAGATGCAGACGATTTTCCACCACGTGCTGCCGCTTGCCATGCCCGGCATCCTGACCGGAACGATCATCGGCCTTGCGCACGCCCTCGGCGAAACCGCGCCGCTGCTCTTGATCGGCATGGTCGCCTTCGTGGTCGATTTTCCGGGATCGCCGCTGGAGCCGTCCACGGCGCTGCCGGTGCAAATCTACATGTGGGCGAACGAGGCGGAGCGCGCCTTTGTCGAGCGCACATCCGGGGCGATCATCATTCTTCTGATCTTCCTCGTCTTCATGAACCTGGGCGCAATTCTCTTGCGGCGCCGCTTTGAGCGCCGCTGGTAGTGGGGTAAGGACTATGAACATCATGTCGGAAGCTGCAGTCGAAAAAGCTCTGGATCAGAAAATGAATACAGTGCCCTACAAGATGATCGGCAAGGATGTGTCGGTCTATTACGGCGAGAAGCGCGCGCTCTTCGACGTCAACCTGAATATTCGCGAAAACACCGTGACGGCGCTGATCGGCCCGTCCGGCTGCGGCAAGTCGACCTTCTTGCGCACGTTGAACCGCATGAACGATACGATCGAGAACTGCCGTGTCACCGGCCGGATCACTCTCGACGAGGACGACATCTACGATCCGTCTATCGACGTGGTGGAACTGCGCGCCCGCGTCGGCATGGTCTTCCAGAAGCCTAATCCGTTCCCGAAGTCGATCTATGAGAACGTTTCCTACGGTCCGCGCATCCATGGTCTGGCCCGCTCGAAGGCCGATTTCGACGAGGTCGTCGAAACCAGTCTGCAGAAGGCGGGTCTGTGGAATGAGGTGAAGGATCGCCTGCAGGAGCCGGGAACCGGTCTTTCCGGCGGCCAGCAACAGCGCCTCTGCATCGCCCGTGCCGTTGCCGTCAGCCCGGAAGTGATCCTCATGGACGAGCCCTGCTCGGCCCTTGACCCGATCGCCACCGCCAAGGTGGAAGAACTCATTCATGAGCTGCGCGCGAATTTCACCATCGTCATCGTGACCCATTCGATGCAGCAGGCGGCCCGCGTCTCGCAGCGCACCGCGATGTTCCATCTCGGCAATCTCGTCGAGGAGAACGATACCGACAAGATGTTCACCAATCCGGATGACCAGCGCACCCAGGACTACATCATGGGCCGCTTCGGCTGATGCCGAAAGCCGTGCCCCAACGCCAACCCTGACCGCGCCTGCAAGGATCGACGATCATGTCCACCCATATCACCTCCATCTATGATGAAGAGCTGAAATATCTCACGCGCCGGATTTCCGAGATGGGAGGGCTCGCCGAACAGATGGTGGCGGACTCCGTCCGAGCTCTGGTGAACTCCGACCTGGCGCTTGCCCAGAAAGTCATCTCGGATGACACCATCCTTGACGACGCCGAGCGCCAGATCGGTGAAAAGGCGATCGTTACCATCGCCAAGCGTCAGCCCATGGCCGCGGATCTCCGCGAGATCATGGGATCGATCCGGATCGCGGCCGATCTGGAGCGCGTCGGCGACCTTGGCAAGAACACCGCCAAGCGTGTCATCGCCGTTGCC contains the following coding sequences:
- a CDS encoding substrate-binding domain-containing protein — translated: MKVLKLTVAALVASAAFAGAAAARDQIQVAGSSTVLPYAKIVAETFGETFPDFKTPVVESGGSSAGLKEFCKGVGEDTIDIANSSRKIKDSEVEACKAAGVTEIQEVKIGYDGIVFATDAGNADLALKPEHLYKALAAEVVVDGKLVANPYKKWSEVDASLPDAEIAAFIPGQKHGTREVFEEKILAEGCKEAGAKDVIKAAVSDAKEQLSKCVAVRKDGMAVDIDGDYTETLARIASNKSGIGVFGLSFYENNADKLKVATVNGVVPSTETIASGEYPVSRPLFFYVKKAHMGVVPGLKEYVEFFIDDQMIGPDSPLAEYGLVAAPDAEREEIRKAFEAGNML
- the pstC gene encoding phosphate ABC transporter permease subunit PstC, coding for MSTSLLLLIIALIGFLAYFAGRARSLAQSGGKFSDLHSLPGYHGSYVAIWAMLPAALVLAAWLIASPLYIDSSVRSSLPETVKSQGAATVQLALGQVKSVAGGLLRLDAPEVAALENGSANLRETLAAKGVALAGEGEPYMIEAAQQFNAMRSYSRWLMSAVVLLVAVAGGVYAIRNITTRFRARNQVERVMLASLIVASSIAILTTIGIVASMLSEAGRFFSMVSPFEFFFGTVWDPRFAAAGSGGASGQFGLLPLLGGTLYIAFVAMLFAVPIGLFAAIYMAEYASPRLRSTAKPLLEVLAGIPTIVYGFFALVTVGPFLRDISTQLNGLLTGNYQNFIQAQSVLTAGIVMGIMLIPFVSSLSDDIITQVPRALRDGSLGLGATRSETVKKVILPAALPGIVGALLLTASRAVGETMIVVLAAGVAARMQLTPFEPMTTVTVKIVHQLTGDLEFTSPQTLVAFALGITLFVITLCLNIYALYIVRKYREQYE
- the pstA gene encoding phosphate ABC transporter permease PstA, with protein sequence MTDLASPTVRVSTRPAETRRDIGIKRRYAAERRFRAYGISAIVLGLFFLALLVSTVVSNGYTAFLQTTITLPIEFSEKVIDPKNERSTDAKQLMTANYPLLVRDALVKQLGLDAKKRPLVKQATDMISASARTQLRNMVVADPSIIGKTVPVTLLAEANIDSAFKGQIDLSVAETNRKVKDQQVAWMNELADAGVLKKSFNTGIFAFGASSRPEAAGVGVALIGSLYMMLIVLVLSLPIGVAASIYLEEFAPKNRLTDLIEVNINNLAAVPSIVYGLLGLAVFINFAGMPRSAALVGGFVLTLMTLPTIIIATRAALKAVPPSIRSAALGLGASKMQTIFHHVLPLAMPGILTGTIIGLAHALGETAPLLLIGMVAFVVDFPGSPLEPSTALPVQIYMWANEAERAFVERTSGAIIILLIFLVFMNLGAILLRRRFERRW
- the pstB gene encoding phosphate ABC transporter ATP-binding protein PstB, which codes for MNIMSEAAVEKALDQKMNTVPYKMIGKDVSVYYGEKRALFDVNLNIRENTVTALIGPSGCGKSTFLRTLNRMNDTIENCRVTGRITLDEDDIYDPSIDVVELRARVGMVFQKPNPFPKSIYENVSYGPRIHGLARSKADFDEVVETSLQKAGLWNEVKDRLQEPGTGLSGGQQQRLCIARAVAVSPEVILMDEPCSALDPIATAKVEELIHELRANFTIVIVTHSMQQAARVSQRTAMFHLGNLVEENDTDKMFTNPDDQRTQDYIMGRFG